Proteins encoded in a region of the Pirellulales bacterium genome:
- the trpB gene encoding tryptophan synthase subunit beta, whose amino-acid sequence MASVAIAAKSAVPDQQGRFGKFGGRFVPETLMHALEELTAAYENYRHDPQFIAELNDLWRNYVGRPSPLYFAQRLTERCGGARIFLKREDLNHTGAHKINNTLGQTLLTLRMGKKRVIAETGAGQHGVATATACARFGLQCVVYMGEEDIRRQQPNVFSMKLMGAEVRPVTSGSRTLRDAVNEAMRDWMSSVEHTHYIIGSVIGPHPFPQIVRDFQSVIGRETIEQSLAQIGRLPDVVVACVGGGSNAAGMFYPFVEHPGVKLIGVEAGGLSSQAGQHASPLTYGQPGVLHGSYSYVMQDEDGQTCDVHSISAGLDYPGVGPEHSYWKDSGRVEYTSCRDGEALEAFGILAKTEGILPALESSHGLARAMEIASGMPKDQVLVLCLSGRGDKDAAEIARLTGR is encoded by the coding sequence ATGGCTAGTGTGGCAATAGCGGCAAAGAGCGCGGTCCCCGACCAGCAGGGGCGGTTTGGCAAATTTGGGGGGCGGTTTGTCCCCGAAACGCTGATGCACGCCCTAGAGGAACTGACCGCCGCTTACGAAAATTATCGCCATGACCCGCAATTCATCGCGGAGCTAAATGACCTTTGGCGAAATTACGTCGGGCGGCCCTCGCCGCTTTACTTTGCCCAGCGGTTGACCGAACGGTGCGGCGGAGCGCGGATTTTTCTCAAGCGCGAGGACCTCAACCACACCGGCGCCCACAAAATTAACAACACCCTGGGCCAGACGCTACTCACCCTGCGCATGGGCAAGAAGCGGGTCATTGCCGAAACGGGGGCTGGTCAGCATGGCGTGGCGACCGCGACCGCTTGTGCCCGCTTTGGCCTGCAGTGCGTGGTCTACATGGGGGAGGAAGACATCCGCCGCCAGCAGCCGAATGTGTTTAGCATGAAGCTCATGGGGGCGGAGGTACGACCCGTGACCAGCGGCTCGCGAACATTACGCGACGCCGTGAATGAGGCGATGCGCGACTGGATGAGCAGCGTGGAACACACGCATTATATTATTGGTTCGGTCATCGGGCCGCATCCCTTTCCGCAAATCGTACGGGACTTTCAATCGGTCATTGGCCGGGAAACAATCGAGCAAAGCCTGGCGCAAATTGGCCGACTGCCCGATGTCGTGGTCGCGTGCGTGGGTGGCGGGAGCAACGCGGCGGGAATGTTTTATCCCTTTGTGGAGCATCCCGGTGTAAAGCTGATCGGCGTCGAGGCGGGAGGCTTGTCCAGCCAGGCGGGGCAGCACGCCAGTCCCCTGACCTATGGCCAGCCGGGCGTATTGCACGGCAGTTATAGTTATGTGATGCAGGACGAAGATGGCCAAACCTGCGATGTGCATTCGATCTCGGCGGGGTTGGATTATCCCGGCGTTGGGCCCGAGCATAGCTACTGGAAGGATAGCGGCCGGGTGGAATACACCAGTTGCCGCGACGGCGAAGCCCTCGAGGCGTTTGGCATTTTGGCCAAAACCGAGGGGATTTTGCCCGCCCTAGAAAGCTCGCACGGCCTGGCGCGGGCGATGGAGATTGCCAGCGGTATGCCAAAGGATCAGGTCCTGGTATTATGCCTGAGCGGTCGGGGAGATAAGGACGCGGCGGAAATCGCGCGCTTGACGGGGCGGTAG